Proteins from one Tetrapisispora phaffii CBS 4417 chromosome 8, complete genome genomic window:
- the ATG1 gene encoding serine/threonine protein kinase ATG1 (similar to Saccharomyces cerevisiae ATG1 (YGL180W); ancestral locus Anc_8.141) has protein sequence MVMENKQNNHQLLCDKYIIDKEIGKGSFATVYKGTCISYNEQHNGDDNDDRTDTNGGGNDSFESAVAIKAVSKSKLKNKKLLENLEIEIAILKKIQHPHIVRLIDCQRTSTDFYLIMEYCSLGDLTFLIKKKNELIKTHPIIKLIFKKFPSPSEKHNGLNRILIVNYLQQLSSSLKFLRSKNLVHRDIKPQNLLLSTPLVAIDDILKHKQQDGFVGLTSLPILKIADFGFARFLPNTALAETLCGSPLYMAPEILNYQKYNAKADLWSVGTVLYEMCCGRPPFKASNHLELYKKIKKANDIIQFPIDVEIEDELKNLICSLLTFDPVDRLNFNEFFNNKLVNEDLSMYDLDDKSSVDGLKKSKEITNNNLFISEYIENNQKKIMPIDKTNSSEKKKIMNPQINNSEIILEKDYVVIEKKTVEVNAFADEVADNNTKYLTKLQTNKTGHSPKNITSAATNNIMLNNQILPQANQRSPRNSIPNTTTIATANNSPPNPLTNTNSSRRASLIERRISISSLNPSNALSKAIGTASTKLFGSNTNNTLSNNAHHKNTAFLNPQLYHDLTENIVLRAEQYNSNNGLVSDTLKTSDLNSIVHQIESLSAKAFVVYSYAEIKYSQVMPARLSLSSMSSNSEKVTIPETNADNSFKNNNTIKLNVSPNSHEYKYEDNDDMAVDLIEHTINKQSAVTNNLSTNIGTSDGVQRHNSFTFTNDLSQKEIQLLSTEAIVLYMKALSILAEAMSITSKWWYESNDKNCSLRLNLLVQWIRDTFNESLGKADFLRLKLLQFTEHSNSISDNDVTTDNQSKIEHNENYLDDKIYLEKLLYDRALDISKTAAKMELQGENLSNCELAYATSIWMLQVLLEEGATGPETNIPGEDNFSMKSSSLTNSQALLDEKDREIIKKYIESIANRLKSLRNKMNQN, from the coding sequence tagaaattgaaattgcAATACTGAAAAAGATTCAGCATCCGCATATTGTAAGATTGATTGATTGTCAGAGAACTTCAACagatttttatttaataatggaaTATTGTTCATTAGGTGatttaacttttttgattaagaaaaaaaatgaacttATAAAGACACATCctataataaaattaatctTTAAGAAATTTCCATCTCCGAGTGAAAAACATAATGGATTGAATAGaatattaattgtaaaCTATTTGCAACaattatcttcatcactAAAGTTTTTAAGGTCAAAAAATTTGGTTCATAGAGATATTAAACCgcaaaatttattattatcaacacCACTTGTTGCGATcgatgatattttaaaacataaaCAGCAAGATGGATTTGTTGGTCTTACATCATTaccaattttaaaaattgcaGATTTTGGTTTTGCAAGATTTTTACCAAATACAGCTCTCGCAGAAACACTATGTGGTTCACCACTGTACATGGCACcagaaatattaaattatcaaaaatataatgcaaAAGCAGACTTATGGTCTGTAGGTACCGTTTTATATGAAATGTGTTGTGGTAGACCACCTTTTAAAGCTTCAAATCATTTAGaattatacaaaaaaattaaaaaagcaaatgatattattcaattccCTATCGATGTGGAGATTGAAGATGAACTAAAAAACCTGATATGTTCGTTATTAACCTTTGATCCAGTAGACAGATtgaattttaatgaattttttaataataaattagttAATGAGGATTTATCAATGTATGATTTAGACGATAAATCTTCAGTTGATGGtttgaaaaaatcaaaagaaataactaataataatctaTTCATATCGGAATATATTGagaataatcaaaaaaaaataatgccaattgataaaacaaattcaagtgaaaaaaagaagataatgaatcctcaaataaataattcagaaataattttagaaaaagaTTATGTCGtgatagaaaaaaaaacagtCGAAGTGAACGCGTTTGCTGACGAAGTAGCTGATAATAATACGAAATATTTGACAAAACTACAAACTAATAAGACAGGTCATTCGcctaaaaatattacatCAGCAGcaacaaataatatcatgttaaataatcaaatctTACCACAAGCAAATCAAAGGAGCCCGAGAAATTCGATACCAAATACAACTACAATCGCAACCGCAAACAATTCACCACCAAATCCATTAACTAATACTAATAGTTCTCGTAGAGCCTCGCTGATTGAACGTagaatttcaatttcatcattaaatCCATCAAATGCTCTCTCAAAAGCAATAGGCACTGCATCAACAAAACTATTTGGCTCGAATACGAATAACACCCTTTCAAACAATGCACATCATAAAAATACAGCTTTTTTAAATCCACAATTGTATCATGATTTAACAGAGAATATAGTGTTAAGGGCAGAACAATataattctaataatgGGTTAGTTAGTGATACACTAAAGACATCAGATTTGAATTCGATTGTTCATCAAATAGAATCATTATCAGCTAAGGCATTCGTTGTCTATTCATACGCAGAGATTAAATATTCGCAAGTCATGCCTGCAAGATTATCACTCAGTTCAATGAGCTCGAATTCAGAAAAAGTTACAATACCCGAAACTAACGCtgataattcttttaaaaataataacactATTAAGCTGAATGTTTCACCTAATAGTCATGAATACAAATATGAAGATAACGATGATATGGCGGTTGACCTGATTGAACATACAATAAATAAGCAGAGTGCAGTAACTAATAACTTATCCACGAATATAGGAACTAGCGACGGTGTACAAAGACATAATAGTTTTACATTCACAAATGACCTATCACAAAAGGAAATACAATTGCTCTCAACGGAAGCTATAGTTTTGTATATGAAAGCTTTATCCATTTTGGCAGAAGCTATGAGTATCACCTCGAAGTGGTGGTATGaatcaaatgataaaaacTGTTCTTTGagattaaatttattggtTCAATGGATAAGAGATACGTTCAATGAGAGTCTTGGAAAAGCCGATTTTTTGagattaaaattattacaatttacTGAACATTCAAATTCGATTTCGGATAACGATGTCACAACCGATAATCAAAGTAAAATAGAACACAATGAAAATTATCTTGATGACAAGATATATTTAGAAAAGTTACTCTATGACAGGGCATTGGATATATCAAAGACTGCTGCTAAAATGGAATTGCAAGGAGAAAATCTAAGTAATTGTGAATTAGCTTATGCCACTTCAATCTGGATGTTACAAGTGTTGCTAGAAGAAGGCGCTACTGGACCAGAAACTAATATCCCAGGTGAAGACAACTTCTCTATGAAATCATCCTCATTAACCAACTCGCAAGCACTCTTAGATGAAAAGGATagagaaattattaaaaaatacattGAAAGTATTGCAAATAgattaaaatcattaagaaataaaatgaacCAAAATTAA
- the TPHA0H00460 gene encoding uncharacterized protein: protein MKKEEGFPSFPSWGRSIRSRSRTIAPPVLLVHETLFQSAISGKWKHLEYLKPSSGNCCSGHLQIGTAMITIFLIYQVMYVCCFFSFHAQPHTLSYSSGRTIARPKQPVLTHSIGETRHSLHQASTYQIPHPIHIYGHHCPGLHLCIQELTSLSSPPPGTELNENFNQAAVRPSPVFSRCNQRVPQLWKASKSARLLSFFIWQGRNHLILSQCPLQETTDSDLGTAG from the coding sequence ATGAAGAAGGAGGAAGGGTTCCCTAGTTTCCCTAGCTGGGGACGTTCTATAAGATCAAGGTCAAGAACTATCGCTCCACCAGTACTACTTGTGCACGAGACGCTGTTCCAGTCAGCTATTTCTGGAAAGTGGAAACACCTTGAATATCTAAAGCCCTCTTCCGGAAATTGCTGTTCTGGCCATCTCCAAATAGGTACTGCCATGATAACTATCTTTCTTATATATCAAGTTATGTACGTGTGTTGCTTTTTCTCCTTCCATGCCCAGCCACATACGCTCTCTTACTCATCTGGCAGAACCATCGCACGTCCAAAACAACCTGTTCTTACTCATAGCATTGGAGAAACTCGCCACTCCTTACACCAAGCCTCCACATATCAAATCCCACACCCTATTCATATATACGGCCATCATTGTCCTGGCTTGCACCTCTGCATTCAAGAGCTCACCTCTCTCAGCAGCCCACCACCAGGAACTGAgcttaatgaaaatttcaaCCAAGCAGCTGTAAGACCTTCCCCTGTCTTCTCACGTTGCAATCAAAGAGTTCCTCAACTCTGGAAGGCCTCAAAGTCTGCAAGGTTGTTGTCTTTCTTCATATGGCAAGGACGAAATCACTTGATACTAAGCCAATGCCCTCTTCAAGAGACAACAGATTCCGATTTGGGCACCGCAGGGTAA
- the VFA1 gene encoding Vfa1p (similar to Saccharomyces cerevisiae YER128W; ancestral locus Anc_8.139) — MINKYKANKVALKDAKSCIVCHRLSQVCLFNETGPDWFYSCPVHLENNAMLARPIYSKEYNDALSEMKQLKQQIGVLESKGRESWDGWVANIFSKKKVDANVTNSGTEVDNGKEGSSEESAETSQNDSTLDLSALKKKYDGMLDQIAQMQKNNKLYELSNLMFQNRVEIKRRQDNLLAQKKQEEKNFTNTQPEEILQNFSFPSVPKDIK; from the coding sequence ATGATAAACAAATACAAAGCTAATAAAGTTGCATTGAAGGATGCGAAATCTTGCATCGTTTGCCATAGATTGTCTCAGGTGTGTTTGTTCAATGAAACAGGTCCAGACTGGTTCTACTCATGCCCTGTCCATTTAGAAAACAATGCAATGCTAGCCAGACCTATCTATAGCAAAGAGTACAACGATGCTTTAAGTGAGATGAAACAGTTAAAACAACAGATCGGAGTTTTGGAAAGTAAAGGACGTGAGTCTTGGGATGGTTGGGTCGCTAATATCTTCAGTAAGAAAAAAGTGGATGCTAATGTTACAAATAGTGGCACTGAAGTAGACAATGGCAAGGAAGGGTCATCAGAGGAGAGTGCAGAGACTAGTCAAAATGACTCTACACTGGACTTGAGTGctctgaagaagaaatacGATGGAATGTTGGACCAAATAGCACAAATGCAGAAGAACAACAAGCTTTACGAATTGAGTAACTTGATGTTCCAAAATAGAGTCGAGATCAAAAGAAGGCAAGATAACCTGCTGGCCCAAAAGAAGCAAGAAGAGAAGAATTTCACGAACACACAACCGGAAGAGATTCTTCAAAACTTCAGTTTCCCGTCGGTGCCCAAGGACATCAAATGA
- the LCP5 gene encoding small subunit rRNA maturation protein LCP5 (similar to Saccharomyces cerevisiae LCP5 (YER127W); ancestral locus Anc_8.138) has translation MSELESILKQINESLDSTSESIDKLKAVYGDGTTGAGDEVRSKIERNILNGAASENVSLLSLKNGSMLGYVSSLLMVIGNKLDVNTEDETCGAAREKAIESRVVLERGVKPLEKKLGYQLDKLTRAYTRIEKEYLDAEARTLEKSHSKKGSDGSDKDAQSESDSSSDEELSYRPNAAGLTKSTKTSSRGSKAPINEESLSAAEESEGEDKKGGVYKPPKITAMLPPQQRHFEDKFNAQEHKDRSNRSRMQAMEEYVKESSEQPDWESSIGANIVNHGRGGIKSLRDTEKERKVTTYEEDNFTRLNTVGNKLERRKQKQRERMAKVNMIGGEDFSIFNSKRKFEDSTSRRGNKKSHTAWDRAKRKI, from the coding sequence ATGTCGGAATTAGAGAGTATTTTGAAGCAGATTAATGAATCGTTGGATTCGACTTCTGAATCGATCGATAAGTTGAAGGCAGTGTATGGTGATGGGACCACAGGGGCTGGTGACGAGGTTCGCAGCAAGATAGAGAGAAATATACTCAACGGTGCTGCTTCTGAGAATGTTTCATTGTTGTCGTTGAAGAACGGTAGCATGTTGGGCTATGTGTCATCGTTGTTGATGGTCATTGGCAACAAACTAGACGTGAACACAGAGGATGAGACGTGCGGGGCAGCTCGTGAAAAGGCTATTGAGAGTCGTGTGGTCCTGGAGCGTGGTGTCAAGCCTTTAGAGAAGAAACTAGGTTACCAACTGGATAAACTAACAAGAGCGTACACAAGAATAGAGAAGGAATACCTCGATGCCGAGGCAAGAACGTTAGAGAAATCACATTCTAAGAAGGGATCCGATGGTTCCGACAAGGACGCCCAATCCGAGAGCGATTCATCTAGTGATGAAGAACTATCTTATAGACCTAACGCAGCCGGTCTAACCAAATCTACTAAAACTTCATCTCGTGGTTCCAAGGCTCCTATCAACGAGGAGTCGTTGAGCGCTGCTGAAGAAAGTGAGGGCGAAGATAAGAAAGGCGGTGTTTACAAGCCTCCTAAGATTACTGCTATGCTACCTCCACAACAACGCCACTTTGAGGATAAATTCAATGCTCAAGAACATAAGGACCGTAGCAATAGATCACGTATGCAAGCAATGGAAGAATATGTAAAGGAATCCTCGGAGCAACCGGACTGGGAAAGCTCTATTGGTGCCAATATTGTTAATCACGGTAGAGGTGGTATCAAGTCCTTGAGAGACACTGAGAAGGAACGTAAAGTAACAACatatgaagaagataacTTCACCAGATTGAACACTGTTGGTAATAAACTggaaagaagaaaacaaaaacaaagagaaagaatGGCTAAAGTTAACATGATCGGTGGTGAAGATTTCAGTATCTTTAACTCCAAGAGAAAATTCGAAGATAGTACATCAAGACGTGGCAATAAGAAATCTCATACTGCCTGGGATAGAGCCAagagaaaaatataa
- the TPHA0H00420 gene encoding serine/threonine-protein kinase (similar to Saccharomyces cerevisiae SAK1 (YER129W) and TOS3 (YGL179C); ancestral locus Anc_8.140) — MTSHSGNGEALDVPSDLQCTLTSSMNIYCSSMKNDNNSGSTSRVRTHSGSTTGREPTFISPGATSTSDDVGELQSVSSSSMESLNMLLERQHIRQLNHPLHQEHINDAQSFAPLKVKETNSISLKFDPVLKRKILNNYEVISELGSGQHGKVKLGKDIVTDTLVAIKIVDRQAKKERKIFSFKKPSNVTNYKIKREINIMKRCNNEHIVKLLEVLDDLKSKKIYLILEYCSRGEVKWCPGDVMETEARGPPLLSFQRVRKILRDVTLGLEYLHSRGIIHRDIKPANLLLSEDGSVKISDFGVSVISHNKEENGTNSIDELELAKTAGTPAFFAPEICLGSEAKSKFNLKKDPSKDSKLIYMVDVWALGTTLYCLLFGMLPFISDYELKLFEKIVNDPLIFPDYEIMQKNGTSNIFSEEEYEAAKNILKELLTKNPAKRMSIKDIKIHRFTCWDFDNNLGSDLYSKEKAIADKSSFLSVQDVRSDNTSSISSDLRSLDSYNIQKHSSKQSFGSSASQMRGNESWSHTNSSSPGDCSDNVRHDSSGRHINNNRDSPSQLDVRNSGNYSKNGSDENEKSEQLSEREIFERELSNFDNRQSHGVVNLPINSSFASLDSFYIDNYAMSKMGMDSILLNEQLPNSSGGSNKPPTFGSLVQLQRRNDDSRNSSSRLNLFTYGLSSTTNDRAPRISTFGEQQNRGFRGSGVGISNMNQHTKQRQYSRGMTPAEGTSVKRPGSPPNVRQPIQPQSSNHKSPPSNERNRNDYNNNNQNSKHIHKQNRHSPAFTIKRGNFFSKFNGQDENSSSSPEISESEESQTTQACSISSRSNTESLPFEFGPEQVNEAITPLGDLHKAHKQHTQYDRNNSKTLNSDDSSDEEDGLMLNMGGSKPSRSKSVNHPTIPNANHKKSSSDTNYDLSKVMVMGSDESRVSSTGSSQVEIYRSITNNESDIEDIPLDVLQSMQLFQGSSTAAGVNTNYSATPASLDHSQRSNSGLSLLAPTQNQFLNESNAYSQHNNLPNGEFYSMLKSSLDPVSRNKQKP; from the coding sequence ATGACTTCGCATTCTGGTAATGGCGAAGCTTTAGACGTACCGTCTGATTTACAATGTACATTAACATCCTCTATGAACATATACTGTTCGAGCATGAAAAATGACAACAACTCGGGAAGTACAAGCAGAGTAAGGACGCACTCGGGGTCCACAACTGGTAGAGAGCCCACATTTATATCACCAGGAGCAACTTCTACGTCGGATGACGTAGGAGAACTTCAGTCTGTATCTTCCTCATCAATGGAGTCTTTGAATATGCTTTTGGAAAGACAACACATTAGACAGTTAAATCATCCATTACATCAAGAGCATATAAATGATGCACAGTCGTTTGCTCCATTGAAGGTCAAAGAAACTAATAGCATATCGTTGAAATTCGACCCCGTTTTAAAAAGGaagattttgaataattatGAAGTCATTTCTGAACTGGGAAGTGGTCAACATGGTAAGGTGAAGCTAGGTAAAGATATCGTTACTGATACTTTAGTAGCAATTAAAATAGTTGATAGACAAgcaaagaaagaaagaaagatatTCAGTTTCAAGAAGCCCTCAAACGTTACGAATTACAAGATAAAACGagaaattaatattatgaaAAGATGTAACAATGAGCATATTGTGAAATTACTTGAAGTTTTAGATGATTTgaaatcaaagaaaatatatttaatattagaGTATTGTTCAAGAGGTGAAGTGAAGTGGTGTCCTGGAGATGTTATGGAAACAGAAGCTAGGGGCCCACCTTTATTATCGTTCCAACGAGTGAGAAAGATATTGAGAGATGTTACATTGGGTTTAGAATATCTTCATTCAAGAGGCATAATTCATAGAGATATAAAACCTGCAAATCTCCTGTTGTCAGAAGATGGAAGCGTCAAGATATCAGACTTTGGTGTATCAGTTATTTCACATAATAAAGAAGAGAATGGAACCAACTCTATAGATGAACTAGAGTTGGCAAAAACTGCAGGAACACCTGCATTTTTTGCTCCAGAAATCTGTTTAGGAAGTGAAGCAAAaagtaaatttaatttgaagaaagatCCCAGCAAGGACTCAAAGTTGATCTATATGGTTGATGTATGGGCTCTTGGGACAACTTTGTACTGTTTACTATTTGGTATGTTACCTTTCATCTCTGATTATGAgttgaaattatttgaaaaaatcgTAAATGACCCTTTAATATTTCCTGATTATGAAATAATGCAGAAAAATGGAACTTCAAACATTTTCTCAGAAGAAGAATACGAGGCagcaaaaaatattttaaaggaACTGTTGACTAAAAATCCTGCCAAGCGTATGTCAATcaaagatataaaaatacatCGGTTCACCTGTTGggattttgataataatttaggatctgatttatattcaaaagaaaaggCAATTGCTGATAAATCCTCCTTTTTAAGCGTTCAAGATGTGCGTTCTGATAATACATCGTCAATATCAAGTGACCTGCGTAGCCTTGATAGCTATAATATTCAGAAACACTCATCTAAGCAATCATTTGGCTCTAGTGCCTCACAAATGAGAGGTAATGAAAGTTGGTCACATACCAATTCATCCAGTCCTGGTGATTGTTCGGATAACGTTAGACATGACAGTTCAGGTAGacatattaataataatagagATAGCCCATCACAGTTAGATGTAAGAAATTCAGGAAATTATTCTAAAAATGGTTCTGATGAGAACGAAAAATCAGAACAACTTTCTGAAAGAGAGATATTTGAAAGAGAATTGAGTAATTTTGATAACAGACAAAGCCATGGTGTTGTCAATTTACCaataaattcatcatttgcATCATTAGATagtttttatattgataattatgCCATGTCCAAAATGGGAATGGATTCGATTTTGTTAAATGAACAACTACCCAATTCATCTGGAGGCTCGAATAAACCTCCAACATTTGGAAGTTTAGTACAGTTGCAAAGGAGAAATGATGACAGCAGGAATTCGTCATCAAGATTAAATTTGTTTACGTACGGCCTGTCATCCACAACAAATGATAGAGCTCCAAGAATTTCTACATTCGGGGAGCAACAAAATAGAGGATTCAGAGGCTCGGGGGTCGGGATCTCAAATATGAATCAGCATACGAAACAACGGCAATATAGCCGAGGTATGACTCCTGCTGAAGGAACTTCAGTAAAGAGACCTGGGTCACCTCCTAATGTTAGACAACCTATTCAACCCCAATCTTCAAATCATAAATCGCCTCCAAGTAATGAACGGAATAGGaatgattataataataacaatcaGAATTCAAAACATATCCATAAACAAAACCGTCATTCTCCCGCTTTTACAATAAAGAGAGGTAACTTCTTCAGTAAGTTTAATGGTCAAGATGAGAATTCAAGTTCTTCACCTGAGATTTCTGAGAGTGAAGAATCTCAAACGACACAAGCTTGTAGTATCTCTTCACGCAGTAACACAGAGTCGTTACCTTTTGAATTTGGACCAGAACAAGTAAACGAAGCCATTACACCTCTTGGCGATTTACACAAGGCTCATAAACAGCACACACAATATGATAGAAATAATTCAAAGACACTAAACAGCGACGATAGttctgatgaagaagatgggCTAATGTTAAATATGGGAGGCAGTAAGCCATCGAGATCTAAATCTGTAAACCACCCTACTATTCCTAATGCTAACCATAAGAAATCATCATCTGATACAAATTATGATTTGAGTAAGGTAATGGTCATGGGATCTGATGAATCTAGAGTAAGTTCTACTGGAAGTTCACAAGTTGAAATTTATAGATCCATAACTAACAATGAATCAGACATAGAAGATATTCCATTGGATGTTTTACAATCGATGCAACTATTCCAAGGATCATCTACTGCTGCAGGAGTCAATACGAATTATTCAGCAACGCCAGCAAGCTTGGATCACAGCCAACGATCGAATTCCGGTCTTTCATTATTGGCACCGACCCAAAACCAATTTCTGAACGAGAGTAATGCATATTCACAGCACAACAATCTACCGAATGGAGAGTTCTATTCCATGTTGAAATCATCATTAGATCCTGTATCACGCAATAAACAGAAGCCTTAA
- the NSA2 gene encoding rRNA-processing protein NSA2 (similar to Saccharomyces cerevisiae NSA2 (YER126C); ancestral locus Anc_8.137), producing MPQNEYIEQHIKQHGRRLDHAERLRKREAREVHKVAQRAQKLTGWKGKQFAKKRYAEKVAMRKKIKAHEQSKVKGASKPLDENGDALPTYLLDREQTNTAKAISTSIKQKRLEKADKFSVPLPKVRGISEEEMFKVVKTGKAKTKSWKRMITKHTFVGEGFTRRPVKMERIIRPSALRQRKANVTHPELGVTVFLPILAVKKNPQSPMYTQLGVLTKGTIIEVNVSELGMVTSGGKVVWGKYAQITNEPDRDGCVNAVLLV from the coding sequence ATGCCACAAAACGAATATATTGAGCAGCATATCAAGCAGCACGGTCGTAGGTTGGATCATGCCGAGCGTCTGCGTAAGAGGGAGGCCAGAGAGGTCCACAAGGTTGCTCAGCGAGCTCAGAAACTGACCGGTTGGAAGGGTAAGCAGTTTGCCAAGAAGAGGTACGCCGAGAAGGTTGCCATGAGAAAGAAGATCAAGGCTCACGAGCAATCGAAGGTCAAAGGTGCATCAAAGCCTTTGGACGAGAATGGAGACGCTTTACCTACTTATCTGTTGGACAGAGAACAGACCAACACTGCCAAGGCGATTTCGACTTCGATTAAGCAAAAGAGACTGGAAAAAGCTGACAAGTTCTCTGTTCCATTGCCAAAGGTCCGTGGCATCAGTGAGGAAGAGATGTTTAAGGTTGTGAAGACCGGTAAGGCCAAGACCAAGTCTTGGAAGAGAATGATCACTAAACACACCTTTGTTGGAGAGGGTTTCACAAGAAGACCAGTCAAGATGGAAAGAATCATCAGACCAAGTGCTCTGAGACAAAGAAAAGCAAACGTCACCCATCCAGAACTGGGAGTCACCGTCTTCCTACCTATCTTGGCCGTCAAGAAGAATCCACAATCCCCAATGTACACACAACTTGGTGTCCTGACAAAAGGTACCATTATAGAAGTAAACGTATCAGAACTAGGTATGGTCACATCCGGTGGTAAGGTAGTATGGGGTAAATACGCACAAATCACTAACGAACCAGATAGAGATGGGTGTGTGAACGCTGTGTTATTGGTATAA